A part of Homoserinibacter sp. YIM 151385 genomic DNA contains:
- the resB gene encoding cytochrome c biogenesis protein ResB: MASRTPSDDGAEQGAAEQGAAAQDPLRPDDHRDARPAAREDVAQPRLGPLGYLRFFWRQLTSMRTALVLLLLMALAAIPGSLVPQNTSDPNGVRQYEIDDPELYKVLDGIQLFDTFGSVWFSAIYLLLFISLIGCIIPRTLHHARALRARPPKTPARLSRLVGYQRATSAADADTAIEEAARLLRRGGYRVERYPVRGGTSVSAERGYLRETGNLVFHAALVGVLLAVGLGQGFGYTGQRVLVQDSTFTNTRAGYDSFNPGRFVDGEGLAPYSLRLDDFTSEYTINPVNGKVQAEDFEVFASVREQGGDWREERIKVNHPLEVGGTQVFLLGNGYAPEITVRDPDGNIVDEGPVVFRPQDANLSGLGVLKVPDGLAEQVGLIGFFYPSPFGEEGGPYTSVYPEAGESSLLTLQVFTGDLGLDDGVARNVYLLDTSEMTAVAGQDSGTAALELKQGERVELPDGLGSVEFTGLKRFVALDIHHDSSQTWVLVFALLAVAGLLTSLFVPRRRLWVTAVPVDAADAGAGSRIEFAGLARGDDPTLERAVEDLAWRHREQLGDPAPEARAEARD; this comes from the coding sequence CCCGCGAGGACGTCGCCCAGCCGCGCCTCGGCCCGCTCGGCTACCTGCGCTTCTTCTGGCGGCAGCTGACGAGCATGCGCACCGCGCTCGTGCTGCTCCTGCTCATGGCGCTCGCCGCGATCCCCGGCTCCCTCGTGCCGCAGAACACGAGCGACCCGAACGGCGTCCGCCAGTACGAGATCGATGACCCCGAGCTCTACAAGGTGCTCGACGGCATCCAGCTCTTCGACACCTTCGGCTCGGTCTGGTTCTCGGCCATCTACCTGCTGCTGTTCATCTCGCTCATCGGCTGCATCATCCCGCGCACGCTCCACCACGCCAGGGCGCTGCGGGCGCGGCCGCCGAAGACGCCGGCACGGCTCTCGCGGCTCGTCGGGTACCAGCGGGCGACGAGCGCGGCGGATGCCGACACGGCGATCGAGGAGGCGGCCCGGCTCCTGCGCCGCGGCGGCTACCGCGTCGAGCGCTACCCCGTGCGGGGCGGGACCTCGGTCTCGGCGGAGCGCGGGTACCTCCGCGAGACCGGCAACCTCGTCTTCCACGCGGCGCTCGTCGGCGTGCTCCTCGCGGTCGGCCTCGGCCAGGGCTTCGGCTACACGGGACAGCGGGTCCTCGTGCAGGACAGCACCTTCACGAACACGCGCGCCGGCTACGACTCCTTCAACCCGGGGCGCTTCGTCGACGGCGAGGGGCTCGCGCCGTACTCGCTCCGCCTCGACGACTTCACGAGCGAGTACACGATCAACCCCGTCAACGGGAAGGTGCAGGCGGAGGACTTCGAGGTCTTCGCGTCGGTGCGCGAGCAGGGCGGCGACTGGCGCGAGGAGCGCATCAAGGTCAACCACCCGCTCGAGGTCGGCGGCACGCAGGTCTTCCTGCTCGGCAACGGCTACGCCCCCGAGATCACGGTGCGAGACCCAGACGGGAACATCGTCGACGAGGGCCCGGTCGTCTTCCGCCCGCAGGATGCGAACCTCTCGGGCCTCGGCGTCCTCAAGGTCCCCGACGGCCTCGCGGAGCAGGTCGGCCTCATCGGCTTCTTCTACCCGAGCCCCTTCGGCGAGGAGGGCGGCCCGTACACCTCCGTCTATCCGGAGGCGGGGGAGTCGAGCCTGCTCACCCTCCAGGTCTTCACGGGCGACCTCGGGCTCGACGACGGCGTGGCGCGGAACGTCTACCTCCTCGACACGAGCGAGATGACCGCCGTCGCCGGACAGGATTCGGGGACGGCGGCGCTCGAGCTGAAGCAGGGCGAGCGGGTCGAGCTGCCGGACGGCCTCGGCTCGGTCGAGTTCACCGGGCTCAAGCGCTTCGTCGCCCTCGACATCCACCACGACAGCTCCCAGACCTGGGTGCTGGTGTTCGCGCTGCTCGCGGTCGCCGGCCTCCTCACGAGCCTCTTCGTGCCGCGCCGGCGCCTGTGGGTGACGGCCGTGCCGGTGGATGCGGCGGATGCCGGTGCGGGGAGTCGCATCGAGTTCGCGGGTCTCGCCCGCGGCGACGACCCGACGCTCGAGCGGGCCGTCGAGGATCTGGCCTGGCGTCACCGGGAGCAGCTGGGCGATCCCGCCCCCGAGGCACGGGCCGAGGCCCGGGATTAG